In the genome of Thermococcus stetteri, the window GATGAGCTTGTTGTCGCCGGCGATGCCTATAAAGTGCGTCTTAACTCCCTTCTCCTCGAGGATCTTGAAGAGGTGGGCGCTTATCTGGGCGTTGAGCCAGCCCTTTCCTCTGAACTGGGCCTTTTTCTCGCCGTTAAAGGCCGTCGCATCGTCCTTGAACTCCAGGATTACCTTCTCCTCATCCAGGGGGATTACCTTCTTGGCCTTGCCTTCGTAGACATCCACGATAATCACCATTTTCATGTAAAAAGCTTGGCCTTTTTAAGAATTTTTTGTCATTAAATTGTTAATACATGGGCAAAGCTTTTAAACACTGACCTGCAAAAATCTGGCGTATATGTGGGCTAGATAAACACCTTAAAATCAAAGAGAACTGGTCATAGAAAAGGCATCCGGTGAGAGCAATGCGCGAGAAGTGCGGGATCTTCGCGGCAGCCACAGAGAACGCACCGAAAAAGGCTTACTACGCCCTGATAGCCCTCCAGCACCGCGGCCAGGAGAGCGCTGGAATAAGCGTCTGGAAGCACAGGATAAGGACGGTATCGGGTTTGGGCCTCGTTCAGGATGTCTTCAACGGAAAGGCCCTCTCATCCCTCCGCTCCAACCTTGCCATTGCCCACGTCCGCTATTCGACTTCCGGTTCTCTCACAGAGACCCAGCCCCTTGAGACGGAGTGCTGTGGGAAGAGGATAGCAATAGCCCACAACGGCACCCTCACCAACTTTCTCCCCCTGAGAAGGAAGTACGAGGGTATGGGGGTTAGGTTCCACCACTCAGTAGACTCCGAACTCCTTGGGATTTCGTTTCTCCGACACCTTAAAGAGACCGGGGACGAGTTCGAGGCCATGAGAGGGGTGTTCAACGAGGTCAAGGGTGCTTACTCGGTTGCCCTCCTCTTCGACGGCAAAATCATCGTCGCGAGGGATCCCGTTGGGTTCAGGCCCCTGAGCTATGGAACAGGAGACGGCCACTACTTCGCGAGCGAGGACTCGGCCTTGAGGCTCTTCGTTGACGAAACCGAAGGCGGGGAAATCAGGGACGTTCAGCCCGGCGAAGTTTTCCTTATTTCAGAAGAGGGAGTGGAGAGCAGGGTTCTGGCGAAGGAGAGGCACCACCACTGCGTCTTCGAGTACATCTACTTCGCCCGGCCCGACAGCACAATAGACGGCGTGAACGTCTATCAGGCGAGGGTCAGGATGGGAATGGAGCTGGCGAGGGAAAGCCCCGCCGACGGGGACGTTGTGATAGCCGTTCCAGATTCCGGAAGGGCCGCCGCGCTGGGCTTTTCGATGGAGAGCGGGATTCCCTACTCCGAGGGACTGATAAAGAACCGCTACATAGGAAGGACTTTCATCACCCCCGGCCAGTTTTACCGCGAGCTCAAGGTCAAGCTCAAGCTCTCGCCGGTGAGGGAGGTAATAGATGGAAAAAGGGTTGTCCTCATCGATGATTCAATCGTCCGCGGAACCACTATGAGGAGGATAGTCTCCCTCCTAAGGAAGGCAGGTGCAAAAGAGGTGCACGTGAGGATCTCCTCGCCCCCGATAAGACACCCCTGCTACATGGGAATAGACCTCCCAACGAGGCACGAGCTGATAGCGGCCTTCGGGAGCGTTGAGAAGGTGCGGGAAGCGATAGGCGCCGACAGTCTCGCTTATTTGAGCGTTGAGGGTCTTATCAGGGCCGTTGGCAAGAAAGACCTCTGCCTGGCGTGTCTCACCGGGGAGTATCCGGAGTGGTCCTTCAGGTTTTACTGAATCGCTTCCTCAGGGCTTCAACAACTTTTTCACTGAAGCAGACTCCTTTGGCCCTGAGCTCAAGCAGAAGGGGTTCAAGATCTTCTTCCAAAAGACCCCTTTCTTTGGCGATGAAAAGCAACGCCAGGGTTCCCGCAACCTTTATCCCAAGGGACTTCGCTATGAGCCTCGGAATCTTCTCATCGAGAATCAGCAAAATCCGCGTTCAGCTCTCCGGCGAGCACTATGGCCTCGGCCTCTCCAATCTCGATCTCCCTCATGAGGATCTCAACGCTCAATCTGTCGTTTACGTCCTGAACCTTTATCCATTCTGCTTCTCTCACTTCTCGGGAGCCAGGGCGGCCTCTACCCTTCTCGACTACCTCTATCCATACGGCTCTGGGGATGATAATCTCGCCGAACAGCTCCCGTAGAAGTTCCAGTTTTCCAATCTTTGCGAGAGCTATCAGCGGCCCGGAGTCGGATACGACTATTATAACAACCTCTCCAGGGTTTCTATGTCCTCCTGGAGGTCTTCTTCAGTGTAGCTCAGGGGGACGCCTTTGGAGGCCAGAATTTCCATCATCTCTGCTTTGCTGACCCCGGCAATCTCTGCAGCCTTTCCAAGGCTAACTACACCCTCCCGATAGAGTTCAACGGCGAGGTATATCCTGACGAGCTTTGGTAGCTGTTTCTCATCGACTCTGAGGATTCGCGAGAGGTCTGAGGGAATGACAAAGGTAACCTCTCCCATCTTCCCACCGTATCCAGTTGTTTGTGGGGCCCTAAAAATATGTCGGCGGTGGATCGATTAGACCTTTCTGATCCTCGCCGCCGCGAACTTGAGCTCCGGCGTTCCGGCCTTGTTGAGCGCCGGGCTCGTCAGCCTGTTTACCTTGAAGTGGAATGGAACTACTACGAGCCCCCTGGGAACGTTTTCAACCTCTGCCCTCATCCTTATCTTCCCGCGCCTCGTCTCTATCTCAACCAAGTCCCCGCTCTTTATCCCAAGCCTCTCAGCGTCCTCACGGCTTATCAGTGCCCTCGGTTCTCCCATGAGCTTGACCAGGGAAGGGCTCCTCAGAGTCATCTCCCCCGTGTTGTAGTGGCCTATGAGTCTCACGGTTGTGAGGACGAAGGGGTAATCCTCGTCGGGGCTCTCCCAGGGTGCTATCCTTTCGACAGCCATGAAGCGGGCCTTTCCATCAGGCGTTGCAAACTCCCAGGTGTGGAGCCTCTTCTTAGGTAAGAAGATTCCTTCGCTCTTCTTCAGCTCCTCGACGCTCTTCTCCTCGAGCTCCGGGAAGAGCCTGAAGTACTCGGCGGTTATCTCCTCAACCGAGGTGTAGTTGAAACCCGGCAGACCGAGCACCCTTCCGAGCATCGTCAGTATCTCCCAGTCGGGCTTTGAGTCGTACGCTGGCTCGCAGGCCTTCTCGCTCCACTGGATTCTCCTCTCGCTGTTCATGTAGCTTCCAGCTTTCTCGCAGAACGCCGAAGCCGGCAGGAGGTAGTGGGCATAGCGGGCCGTTCTCGTGGGGAATATGTCCTGAGCGACGAGGAGGTCGAGCTTCCTCAAGGCCCTCCTCACCCTCGTGAAGTCGGCCTCGCTTACAGCAGGGTTCTCGCCGACGATGTAGAGGGCCTTCACGTCCCCCTTCTCCACCGCGTCCCACAGCTCGGTGAGGTAGAGACCTCTCTCAGTCGGGAGATCGTCGACGCCCCAGAGCCTCGCCACCCTCTTCCTGAACTTCTCGTCGGTGAGCGGGACGTAGCCGGGCAGGAACTCACTGAGGGCTCCCATGTATGCCGCTCCCTGGACGTTGTTCTGGCCGCGCATCGGGTAGAGACCGCCCCTCTCGCCGATGTAGCCGAGGAGAAGTGCGAGGTTTATCAGGGCTAAGGCGTTCTCAACTCCAGAAACGTGCTGAGTGATGCCCATTCCCCACATCACCGCCCCGCTTCCGGCGAGGGCGAACTCCCTTGCAACTTCCTCAATAGTTTCCGCCGGGACTCCGGTTACTATCTCGGCGTATTTTGGCGTGTACTTTTTGACCGCCATCCTTATCTCGGAGAAGCCGGTAGTTCTGCTCCTTATGAACTCCTCGTTGTAGAGCTCCTCCTCGATTATGACGTGGGCCAGCGCGTTGGCTAGGACTATGTCTGTCCCGGGCCTTATCACGAGCTTGTAATCCGCGAAGGCCATGCTCCTCGTCTCCCTCACGTCAACGGCGATTATCTTAGCACCGTTCCTCTTCGTCCTCAGGATGTAGTCCATAACGACTGGATGGGTCTCGGCTGGATTGTATCCCCAGATCAGGACGGATTTGAACTTCGTTATGTCCTCATAGGGGTTGGTCTGAGCTCCAGTGCCGAGGGAGAGCTTGAGGGCGTGGACAGAAGCTTCGTGGCAGAGCCTTGCACAGTTGTCTATGTTGTTCGTGCCGAAGAGGCGCGCTATCTTCTGGATTAGGTAGTTCTCCTCGTTGGAGACCTTGGAAGACGCCAGAAAGGCAACAGCATTGGGGCCGTAAAGCTCCCTTATCTCAAGAAGCTTTTTTGCTATCTCATCGATCGCCACTCCCCATGAAATCGGGACCATCGAGGAGCCGACTCTCTTGAGGGGCCTCTTGAGCCTTTCCCTCGACTTCACTATCTCCGTTGCGTGCAGGCCCTTCGGGCAGAGCTTCCCCCTGTTCGGCTCGCCCCTGTACGGTTTAACCTTCAGTGTAGTCGGGTCTATCAGGATGTTGCAGCCAAAGCCGCAGTATGGGCAGACGACCTTCCTCACGCTACCACCTGTTCGGCAAGAAAAAGTTAAAACTAAAAAGCTTTTTGGCTAAAATTGGAAAGAATTTGCCAATCAAAGCGCCTTCCTCAGGAAGTACTCGTGGACCCTCGTGTCGTCGGTAAGCTCAGGGTGGAACTCAAGGCCGATGATGTTGTCCTCCTCAACCCCGACGATTCTCTCCCCGAGCCAGGCTATCGGCTTAACCCTATCACTGAGGAGCTCCACTATCCTGGGAGCGCGGATGAAGACGCCGGTGAAGGCTTCATCGCTGAAGGCGAGCCTTATAGGTGCTTCAAAGCTGTCCACCTGCCTGCCGTAGGCGTTCCTGTTCACCTTCACGTCGAGTAGTTCAAGGAACTTCTGCTCCGGAGTGGCCCCAATAACTTCCTTGGAGAGCATTATCAAGCCGGCGCAGGTGCCCATGATGGGAAGCCCTTCCTCGCCTAGCTTCTTAACCGGCTCGAAGAGGCCGTTCTTGACCATGAGCCTTGATATGGTCGTACTCTCTCCACCTGGGATGATGATGGCGGAGATCCCCTCAAGCTGTTCCGGTTTCCTGAGCCAGATGACCTCTCCGGAGACGCCGAGGTTTTCAAGGGCCCTCCTGGCGGCCGTTATGTGCTCCTCAACGTCGCCCTGGAGGCCAATAACACCTACCTTGACCATGCTACCACCCCAAAAGAGTGAAAGAAGAGGTTCAAACGCCCCTCTCCTCAAGGCGAACCTCAAGCTCCTCTATGTCCTGTCCGTGCATCGGCTCGCCTATCTCCTTGCTGATCTCGACGAGAAGGTCCGGCTCGTCCCAGTGGTTTACAGCTTCAACTATGGCCCTGGCCATCTTGGGTGGGTTAGAGCTCTTGAAGATTCCAGAGCCTACGAAGACACCGTCCATGCCCATCTGCATCATCAGGGCAGCGTCGGCAGGAGTTGCGACTCCACCGGCCGCGAAGTTGACGACGGGAAGCCTTCCGAGCTTCTTTATCTCAAGGAGAACCTTGTAGAGGCCCTCAACGATCTCGCGGTAGGTGTAGTGGCCGTAGACGGGCTCGTTTTCAAGCACCTTCTGCGGAAGCCCGGCTATCTCCTTGACGTTGAGGGAAAGCCTGAGGTAGGGCTCCGCGAACTTCTCGGCAATGGCATAGACCTGTTCGTCGGTCATGGCCTGTATCTGCCTGATGCCCTCAGCCACGAGGCGGACGTGCCTCACAGCCTCGACGATGTTGCCGGTTCCTGCCTCGCCCTTGGTCCTTATCATGGCCGCGCCTTCCCATATCCTCCTGACCGCCTCGCCGAGGTTTCTCGCACCGCAGACGAAGGGAACGGTGAACTCGCGCTTGTCGATGTGGAAGAACGGGTCCGATGGCGTGAGGACTTCACTCTCGTCTATCATATCCACGCCGAGGGCCTCAAGTATCTTTGCCTCTGCGACGTGGCCGATCCTGACCTTGGCCATCACGGGAATTGTAACGGCGTCCATGATTTCCCGAATCTTCTCAATCGGGGCCATCCTGGCGACTCCGCCTACCTTTCTGATGTCGGCGGGAACGCGGTGAAGGGCCATAACTGAAACGGCACCTGCCTCCTCAGCTATTCTCGCCTGCTCCGCGTTGGTGACGTCCATTATGACGCCGCCTTTCACCATCTTTGCAAAGCCCCTCTTCAGTCTCTCAGTCCCCTTAGCCTGAATAATATCGAGCTTTCCCATAGTCTACACCTCGGTTATAAAAATCCTAAACCCTAGAATATAAGTCTTCCCGCAACAAACATAAACTTATGTCGAAGGATGTTCAAAAAATGCAGAGAAAGAGCGAAAAAGTTCATCAGAGCCTGCCGATTATTTCAAGGCTGACATCGAAGTTTTTGACCGAGTGCGTTAGGTAACCGAGGCTAATAACGTCAACGTCGAGCTTAGCGTATTCCGTTATGTTCTCGGGGGTTACTCCGCCGGAGACCTCTATCCTGACCCTCTTTCTCAGTCCCTCACGCTTCAGAGCCTCAACGACCTCCGCTATTTCATCCGGCTTCATATTGTCGAGCATGATCACATCTGCCCCCGCCCTGGCCGCCCTGAGTGCATCCTCAAGGCTCTCCACCTCGACCTCAACAACCTTGTAAACTGAGAACTCCTTCGCGCGCTTTATCGCCTCCTCAAGTGGAACGAGGGCGAGGTGGTTGTCCTTTATCAGTATCGCGTCGCTTAGGGAGAAGCGATGTGTTTCCCCGCCTCCAATGAGGAGTGCGCGCTTGTCAATCGGCTTGAGGAGTGTTTTCCTCGTCCCGGCAACTCTGACCTTCGGGTTCACCTTTTTGACCGTTTCAGAGAGCCTCCTGACCTCGGTCGCTATCCCGCTCATCCTGCCCATTATGTTCAGCGCCGTCCTCTCGACGAGGAGGATTGCCCTCGCGTTGCCCTCAAGCTCAAGGACGATGTCTCCTTTCTTAACCCTCTCCCCATCACGCTTTTTGACTTTAACTTTAACTCCAAAGTGCTCGAAGAGGGCATTCGCCTCCTCAATGCCCGCTATAACCCCATCCTGCTTCGCTATGATTACGGCCCTTGCACCCAGCTCCTCCGGAATAACCGCCTCACTCGTTACGTCCCCAAAGGTGGCATCTTCCTCGATGAACCTGAGCAGATAGCTGAGCGGAACCATAACCTTCACCTCCTCAAAACCCTCTCGTTTCCCCTTTATTTTGCTTTCCATGTTGAATTTCTGCGGGGAATAGTTTTTATTCTTTGAACGCAAAAATAGAAGGGGAAGTCATGATGATAAGAAAGGCTGTAATCCCTATAGGAGGGGAGGCCACAAGGCTCCGTCCGCTCACGATAGAGACTTCTAAGGGCCTCGTCAGGCTCCTGAACAAGCCCATCCTTGAGCATTCTATTCTGAGCCTCGCGAGGGACGGGATAGAGGAGGTCTACCTGGGCGTCAAGGGCTACGTGAACTACACCACTCTCTTTGACTACTTCCGCGAGGGCTACTGGCTGAAGAAGAAGTACGGACTTGAGAAAGAGGTCAGAATACGCTACATGCCGCGCTACGAGAGCAGGACCAACGGCGATGCCGTGTGGTACACGATGGTGTACTACGGGATAAAGGAGCCCGTCGTGGTCATCCAGGGGGACAACATCTACCAGCTCAATCTGCGGGATATGTTCGAGTGGCACAGGAAGAAGGATGCCTTCATGACGATAGCCCTTCAGTCCGTGGAAGACGTCACGGGCTTTGGGGTTGCCAAAATCGACGACGACTACCGCATTGAGTACTTCGTCGAGAAGCCCAGGCCGAAGGAAGCCCCCAGCAACCTCGCAAACACCGGAATCTACATCCTCTCCGAGAACTTCTGGGAGTTCCTCGACGAGGACTGGGCGGGGGAGATGAAGGAAACCGGAAGGCTGGACTTCGGGGGAGACGTAATTCCGGCCCTCATAGAGCACGGCTATGAGGTCTACGGCTATCCTATGGAGGGCTACTGGTTCGACGTCGGTACACCAGAGAGGTACCTCAACGCGGCCATGTACCTGCTCCACCACCTCTCGCCCGAGGACATTGAGGCGGTTGAAATAACGCACGACGTCTACATGCAGGGAAAATCGGAGATGTCCGAAAGCCTCAGGAGGAAGTTCAGGGAGATGATTAAGACCGGGAATATCCTCGTGGAGGGGAAGGTGCTCCTCGGAAGGCACATCAGCATTGGGAGAGGGACTGCACTCGAAGACGCCGTCATAGACAACTACACTATTGTGGGAAACAACTGTGAGATCCTCCGCTCCGTTGTCATGGACAGGGTAAAGCTCGGGGACAACGTCAGGATAGTGAACTCTATAATAGGCAGGCATGTAGAGATTGGGAACAACGTGAGGATAGTGAACTCTGTAATCGGGGACAACGCCGTTATCGAGGATAACGTGAGGATGTACAACGTCAAGATATGGCCGCACGAGTTCGTGGAGAAAGGGGCCACGCTGGAGCACTACACCGTTAGGACGGGGGTGCCGAGAAGATGATTAAGATTGGAGTAAAGCCAGTCTTATTAGTGGCGTATTCCTTTCTTGTTTTTCTCCTCGAAACCTATCTCGGAATCGGCAACTGGGGGATCATTGGCCTCTATATGATCACGCGGAGAGTAGGGCAGAACCCCTGTGTTCCCTTCTACTGCGTTACCTCAACCTGGATTCTCGCCGTTGCTATTTTAATAGCTCCGCTCATCTTCGGCTACCTCCTACTTGAGCGCTACGAAGCCCTGAGAGAGCACTCGAAAAGCCATATTCTCTTCGGCCTCCTCCTTGTTCCTGTTGGCCTTTGCAGAACTCTTAATTCTGGTGGTCTTGTAACGATGCTCTACTTCCTCTCCCTTGCAACCGGTTTGTCGTACCTCCTCCAGCGGAACTACTACGAAAAACACCTTCCCGAGCTCGCTCTAGTAGGTTTTACGTGGTTTTTGATAACACATGCACTGATGCTCAAGCCTTGGGCGTGCTGAGGAACTTTGATATCCTCACGCTTAACCCAATCGAAAGGTATTAATCCCTCGTGCCCAACTAATTTCGGTGGGAGAATGCACTACGAGGAAGTTGAGGTTCTCCTTCAAAGGTCAGAGGACTATATGGAGCTCGCCAACGCCGCTTTTGAGAATGAGAAGTACGATACTGCGATCTTCCTCGCGGAGCAGGCTCTCCAGTTTTACCTCAAAGCCCTGCTGATTAAATACGCTGATCTGAGGCTGAGGACTCACTCGGTAAGGGAGCTTCTGGCGGCCCTTGGGAAAGCCCTTGAGGCGGAGGAGAGTGTCGCTGGCTTCATAAGGTCGCACCGAAGCCTCCTGAGGGAGCTTGAGGATGCCTACATAGGGGCGAGGTACGAGCCGAGGCGCTACTACCGCGAGGACGCTGAGGAGCTTATTGAGTTCGTGGGGGAGATTTTTGACTTCGTGGAGGGCCTTGCAGATGACTTCGAGAGAAAAAGCCCTTGAGGCAATGATCGAGCGCGGGAGAAAGAGGTACCTCATGATAAAGAACTACAAGCGCTACCTTCCCGTGATAAAGAGGGCTTGCGAGGAAGTCTTTGGTGAGTGCGAGCTCTACGTCTTCGGTAGCGTCCTGACCGGGAAGTTTACGGCCGGGAGCGACGTTGACCTGCTGATAAAGGTGAGAGAAGTCCCAAAAAGCCTCCGCGAACGGGCAGAACTTGAGGCGAGAATAGAGGAGCTCGCGGGTCTGCCCGATTATCACCCCTTTGAGTTCCACATCGTCGATGAAGATGGGTTCAGGAGATACGCAAAACTGCTGAAAGCCGAACTGAAAAAAGTGGAATGAAACGAGTCTAGTCTCTCTTTTTTGCAATCCACAGGAGGAACAGTCCAGCCGCTATGAAGCCCACAAAGCTCGCACCATAGGGCAGCGTTGCATTGATGCTTGCCAACGCACCGGCTATGAACGGCGTCACAAGTCCGAGGACTCTGTTGTAGCTCGATATCGCCGCATGGAACTCGCTCGTCTTTTCTTTTGGAATCAGCCTGAAGAACCACGAGCGGTAGAAGGGGAACCACAGCGCGTTGCCGAAGTCTCCGATGGCGTAAACGGCCAATGCAAGCCAGAAGGATGGAGAGAGCGCCATTACGAATGCGTAGAGGGCGTTGAGGAACATCCCAAACGCTATCGCGTGGAAGCCCTTCCCCTTCGGAACGCGCTCGCTTGCGTATGTACCGACTATTCTCATCAAACTGCTCGCGACGATTATCAGGGTTACTTCGAAGACCGTCTTGTGTAAAACAAAGACGACGTAGTTTATGAGGATGAACCCCGGAGCGAGCCCCCACGCGAGGGTCAGGAGGGTCTCAAAGGCGAGGAGAACTTTAAACTCGCCCGCTTTGAATGTGAACCCTTCCGGACTTATCCTCTCCTCCTTCCCGACGCTTGGAAGGAAGAGCCAGAGGTAGGTGACCGTCACGACGGAGAAAAGGCCGAAGAAGATGAAGGTCAGCCGGTAGTGCTCCGGTTCAGTGTAGACGTAGCCGAGGAGGTAGCCCATTATCGGAAAGCTCACAATGGTCGCTATCTCGGGCAATCGGAGGTGCCAGGCAAATATCTCCTCGTACCTGTCCTCTGGATATATGATCTGCTCGTAGGCCCGATAGAGAGGATAGAGGAGCGTGGAGAGTTTCTCGACCGCCCGACCTCCGAAGAGTATCAGGGGCGCTATCGCTCCCTTGGCGAGGCCATACATGACGTAGGCTATTCCGTCGAGGATGTCTATCGCTATCAGGCCCTTTTTGATGTCCCAGCGGTTGAAGAGCCTGCCGAATATGTATGTGAGCGGAATGGCGGCGATGTTGACTATCATGAAGAACGCTCCGACTTCGAGGACGGAGTAACCCGTCATCATGAGGTAGAGCGGGAAGAGAATCCAGACTATCAGCCCAGGGGCTATTAGCGTGTGGTAGATCATGTAGGCCTTAGCCTCTCTCGGAATCTCGCTTCAGTGCATAGAAAGAGGTGAAAAACTTTGCATTTAAGCTTTTGGGTATTCGGCATGATGCGGCATGAGATTGAGCCTTGGCTTTCTTCTGCTCACCCTTGACCACAACCGCTAAATGGTTGAGCATCTAACTAAGGATCATGCCCGACGAAGACCTCGCCAGGGAAGTCCAGGAGCTCAGGGAGGCCCTTGAAGCGCTGAAGAAGAGCTTCGAGATAGTTTCGCACATGGCACAGTCCTACCTTCGGCTCCTCAACCTCTACGCCGAATACGGCGGGCTGAGCATAGACGTTGTTATTCCAGAGATAAAGCACGACCCGATAGCGAGGGAGATAGTTAAGATTCTCTTCGACCTAAGGAGGGCCAACGTGAGCCAGATAGCACGGGAGCTCAAGGGGAGGCGCGGGAAAGCATCGCGCAACACAGTCAGGGTAAAGCTTGAGGAGTTGAAGGAGCTGGGAGTTGTGAGGGAAGTACCGTCTGGGGGAAGCAAAGGCAAGGTCTACGCCCTCTCCCGCGATGTGGTCAGGAAGTGGTTAGAACTGATCGGAATGCCGATTAAGTTTGAGCACGCTAACGATTATTGAGGTGGTGGATATGGTAGGCACGGAGAAGATTGAGAAACTGATTGACGAGATCGTTGAGGAGATGAAGACTGCAAAGAGCCCGGAAGAGCTCGACGCCCTTCAGAGGAAGGTGGACATGCTGGAGGATCTCATAGATGCCATCGAGGGCGACAAGGACATCGAAAAGGCGGCCCAGCTGATGGACAAGGTAGGACCAATGGTGGAGAGCATTCTCGGTCCACTCAAGGAGCTCCTTAAGGAGCTCTACGACCCGGAGAAGATGGCAGCCATGGGCAAGAGCGTGGCCGAGTTCTACAAGAACCTCGTGGAGGCAGGCATGGACAAGGAGGCCGCCCTCGAGCTGACGAAGGAGTACATGGCCAGCATAAACGTTGCCAAAACCCTCACCGAGACCTTCGCAAACATGATGGCAAGCAAGGGCGGCAACGTGAGCGTTAACATCCCCTTCAGTCACAAAAAGGTCAGGGAAGTCGAGATTGAAGAAGAGGAGGAGAAGGAGGAGTGAGCTTAATTAGTTCTCTCCTTAAGCTTCTCTTTTTCCATATTCCCAGGTCTCTCTTCCAAATTGCTGGGATAGTTCGGATTGTCCGCAGGGGAAGGAGGGCCTTCAGGAAGGCCCTGAAGAGGGAAGGTCTTCCAGAGGATGTTGTTGATGTTCTCGTTGAGGAGTTCTTTGTTGAGGTTGACTGGAAGGAGCTAATTTTTAGAAAGGAAAGGGACTAAACCAGCCCTTTTCTGAACACCAGCACGTTCGGCTCGTCAGTCTCGTCCCAGAGGCTCAGACCGAGCCGCTTGAGGCCGGGCAGGACCGGCATCATGCTCGCCGGGAGCATGAGCTCAAAGGCTCCGTCCCTCTCCTTCGCCACCCACGCCATAGCCGGGAGCATGGCCTTTATGCACCCGAGGCCGAACGAGAGCGGCGTGAAAGTTGTTCTTCCCTTCTCGGCCAGGAACTTGAAGCCCGCTATTTCATAAACCTCTGCCCTCTTTCTCAGCCACTCAAGCGCTTCCCCGCCCCTGTGGACAAACTTCCAGCCGAGCGGTATTATGCCGAGCGTGAGATCCTCCATCGTCAGCTCCGCCTGCTCGGGCTCCACCGGCTCAAAGTTCTCAACCTTTCCGGCAAGGCTGAGGAAACGCGCGAGAACCCTAAAGCCGTCCTTCTTCGCCATCGCTATGCTCTCCCTGTTGAGGAAATACGTGGAGAATTCGAGGGCTTCTATTTTACCCTCTTCAGCCAGCTCCTTTCCTCTCTCGACTATGAAGTTGTGGAGCATTCTTCCAAAGCCTCTACCGCGGTAGTCCGGGTGTACTCTTAGCCCTTCCATCCAACCGACTTTCCTTGGCAGAAGGGTGAGCTTCGCCGTCCCTATTACCTTTCCTTCAAGCTCAAGGACGTAGAAGTTCCCGTCTTCAAGCCACTTGTCGAAGACGCGCGCTAAATAATCTTCACCGCCCCACGTCAGCCTCGCTATTTCCTCGATGAAGGGCTTATCTTCGGGTTTGGCCTCGCGGATGATGGGTTTCATAGCAGTTCACCTGGTAGGGGTTATTCAACTTCAGGTTTTAGGACTTTGGGCTTTCCACTCTTCTCGAATCAGCTCGTATAATAGCTCGTCTATGTATTTCCCATCGCTCCAAACGTGGTCCTTGAGCCTTCCCGCCGGGGCAAACCCGTTCTTTTCAAGAACCCTTATAGAAGC includes:
- the purF gene encoding amidophosphoribosyltransferase, whose protein sequence is MREKCGIFAAATENAPKKAYYALIALQHRGQESAGISVWKHRIRTVSGLGLVQDVFNGKALSSLRSNLAIAHVRYSTSGSLTETQPLETECCGKRIAIAHNGTLTNFLPLRRKYEGMGVRFHHSVDSELLGISFLRHLKETGDEFEAMRGVFNEVKGAYSVALLFDGKIIVARDPVGFRPLSYGTGDGHYFASEDSALRLFVDETEGGEIRDVQPGEVFLISEEGVESRVLAKERHHHCVFEYIYFARPDSTIDGVNVYQARVRMGMELARESPADGDVVIAVPDSGRAAALGFSMESGIPYSEGLIKNRYIGRTFITPGQFYRELKVKLKLSPVREVIDGKRVVLIDDSIVRGTTMRRIVSLLRKAGAKEVHVRISSPPIRHPCYMGIDLPTRHELIAAFGSVEKVREAIGADSLAYLSVEGLIRAVGKKDLCLACLTGEYPEWSFRFY
- a CDS encoding DUF3368 domain-containing protein; protein product: MLILDEKIPRLIAKSLGIKVAGTLALLFIAKERGLLEEDLEPLLLELRAKGVCFSEKVVEALRKRFSKT
- a CDS encoding UPF0175 family protein encodes the protein MGEVTFVIPSDLSRILRVDEKQLPKLVRIYLAVELYREGVVSLGKAAEIAGVSKAEMMEILASKGVPLSYTEEDLQEDIETLERLL
- the fdhF gene encoding formate dehydrogenase subunit alpha; amino-acid sequence: MRKVVCPYCGFGCNILIDPTTLKVKPYRGEPNRGKLCPKGLHATEIVKSRERLKRPLKRVGSSMVPISWGVAIDEIAKKLLEIRELYGPNAVAFLASSKVSNEENYLIQKIARLFGTNNIDNCARLCHEASVHALKLSLGTGAQTNPYEDITKFKSVLIWGYNPAETHPVVMDYILRTKRNGAKIIAVDVRETRSMAFADYKLVIRPGTDIVLANALAHVIIEEELYNEEFIRSRTTGFSEIRMAVKKYTPKYAEIVTGVPAETIEEVAREFALAGSGAVMWGMGITQHVSGVENALALINLALLLGYIGERGGLYPMRGQNNVQGAAYMGALSEFLPGYVPLTDEKFRKRVARLWGVDDLPTERGLYLTELWDAVEKGDVKALYIVGENPAVSEADFTRVRRALRKLDLLVAQDIFPTRTARYAHYLLPASAFCEKAGSYMNSERRIQWSEKACEPAYDSKPDWEILTMLGRVLGLPGFNYTSVEEITAEYFRLFPELEEKSVEELKKSEGIFLPKKRLHTWEFATPDGKARFMAVERIAPWESPDEDYPFVLTTVRLIGHYNTGEMTLRSPSLVKLMGEPRALISREDAERLGIKSGDLVEIETRRGKIRMRAEVENVPRGLVVVPFHFKVNRLTSPALNKAGTPELKFAAARIRKV
- the pdxT gene encoding pyridoxal 5'-phosphate synthase glutaminase subunit PdxT, which produces MVKVGVIGLQGDVEEHITAARRALENLGVSGEVIWLRKPEQLEGISAIIIPGGESTTISRLMVKNGLFEPVKKLGEEGLPIMGTCAGLIMLSKEVIGATPEQKFLELLDVKVNRNAYGRQVDSFEAPIRLAFSDEAFTGVFIRAPRIVELLSDRVKPIAWLGERIVGVEEDNIIGLEFHPELTDDTRVHEYFLRKAL
- the pdxS gene encoding pyridoxal 5'-phosphate synthase lyase subunit PdxS, encoding MGKLDIIQAKGTERLKRGFAKMVKGGVIMDVTNAEQARIAEEAGAVSVMALHRVPADIRKVGGVARMAPIEKIREIMDAVTIPVMAKVRIGHVAEAKILEALGVDMIDESEVLTPSDPFFHIDKREFTVPFVCGARNLGEAVRRIWEGAAMIRTKGEAGTGNIVEAVRHVRLVAEGIRQIQAMTDEQVYAIAEKFAEPYLRLSLNVKEIAGLPQKVLENEPVYGHYTYREIVEGLYKVLLEIKKLGRLPVVNFAAGGVATPADAALMMQMGMDGVFVGSGIFKSSNPPKMARAIVEAVNHWDEPDLLVEISKEIGEPMHGQDIEELEVRLEERGV
- the nadC gene encoding carboxylating nicotinate-nucleotide diphosphorylase, which produces MVPLSYLLRFIEEDATFGDVTSEAVIPEELGARAVIIAKQDGVIAGIEEANALFEHFGVKVKVKKRDGERVKKGDIVLELEGNARAILLVERTALNIMGRMSGIATEVRRLSETVKKVNPKVRVAGTRKTLLKPIDKRALLIGGGETHRFSLSDAILIKDNHLALVPLEEAIKRAKEFSVYKVVEVEVESLEDALRAARAGADVIMLDNMKPDEIAEVVEALKREGLRKRVRIEVSGGVTPENITEYAKLDVDVISLGYLTHSVKNFDVSLEIIGRL